The Kluyveromyces marxianus DMKU3-1042 DNA, complete genome, chromosome 6 genome window below encodes:
- the PUT3 gene encoding Put3p, producing the protein MSVELSRNRSEDAEVWDENENDEIIEELPAKKKSKRSSLACTRCRRRHIKCPGGEPCSKCLNAGVACEYVEPNKKLIVSMSYLQRLQHDLTTMKKENVKLQASLSERNTRLQALELLKKQLRLASLQTKKSSSTSSDSSGFQPNQDMRTLPVAQRHDKDVIFQKNSVQDNEDEIVPNFAERRGRLVESRTGQEYFVGSSSMTLFGMEILSLIPDSLKKKQKQAKKGDSPSSGEHGRHSSMLHAQPANDTANYISNEPVDEVLKEEGNAYKIVLAKNDGNNDISVNFTLPTYSYAMLLIDTFITYNDGCFYFFNEGVVKHNLKQTYDGINSFEDHTLQTIWFCKVLLIFATGEMYLGTANHINGNKLSSKETPRLPGSGFFEQASEIFSCLFSSGRVENVTKEGGIEVMLLYAFYLQVADCTVASYFYFGQALRACLILGWHVDAQRDSLTRFELEHRRRIWWTVYMFERMLSSKAGLPLSFTDNTITTELPDDFDMSNPPPDCESYVFPEAEYITNCVRITQINAQILNKMYQKQPDSNILPVLKDIVTQLLEWRTNLSDFLQVDFTQKDLKISRLCTNVFTEYFQGMNLAIRPLLFHFASIQLKQFEINNAYIDLRNYSRTISSLLNCSLQASINTIRSLWALMDQNMVALFGYMDREYIFTSACTLILFNAAFGIHDQTYQHLDHALKIFTKMRNLGNNPAGLRRAQLLKLMSTLDFHGHMSELILKHTDKLKPNFQYDVHDDRNVKIVSHVSTGFSSAGGANNSISQSQSNESQSNIHAVETNATRLDSLNFDENSDIQKLLDILENVGKSDDKLWKEISDQAMWLGSTMDSIHPAQTETNLGDFKAEDFL; encoded by the coding sequence ATGAGCGTTGAATTGTCGAGGAACAGATCAGAAGATGCGGAAGTTTGGGATGAGAATGAGAATGATGAGATAATAGAGGAGTTGCCtgccaagaaaaagagcaagagaTCGTCGCTGGCGTGTACACGGTGTAGGAGGCGACATATCAAGTGTCCTGGGGGCGAGCCGTGCTCGAAGTGCTTGAATGCTGGTGTTGCGTGCGAATACGTTGAGCCGAATAAGAAGCTAATTGTTTCTATGAGCTATTTGCAAAGGCTACAGCACGACCTTACGACGATGAAAAAGGAGAATGTGAAGCTACAGGCGTCGCTGAGCGAACGGAATACGCGACTGCAGGCTCTGGAGCTGCTCAAGAAACAATTGAGACTGGCGTCTTTGCAGACAAAGAAGAGCAGCAGTACCAGCAGCGATAGTTCCGGGTTTCAACCGAATCAGGATATGCGGACATTGCCCGTGGCGCAACGTCATGATAAAGATGTGATTTTCCAGAAGAACAGCGTGCAAGATAACGAGGATGAGATAGTGCCGAATTTCGCGGAAAGAAGAGGCCGGCTCGTGGAATCAAGAACAGGACAGGAGTACTTTGTTGGTTCTTCCTCGATGACGCTGTTCGGGATGGAGATCCTGTCTCTCATTCCAGATtccttgaagaagaaacagaaacaggCCAAAAAGGGCGATTCGCCCTCTTCTGGTGAGCATGGCCGTCACTCTTCTATGCTTCATGCGCAACCAGCTAACGACACGGCCAATTACATATCGAATGAGCCGGTGGACGAAGTTCTCAAAGAAGAGGGCAATGCCTACAAGATCGTGCTTGCGAAAAACGACGGTAACAACGATATCAGTGTGAACTTCACGCTGCCCACTTATTCATACGCGATGCTGCTCATCGACACTTTTATTACGTACAACGACGGATGCTTCTATTTCTTTAACGAGGGTGTCGTGAAACACAATTTGAAACAGACATACGATGGTATCAATAGTTTCGAAGACCATACTTTGCAAACCATCTGGTTTTGTAAAGTGTTATTGATCTTTGCCACAGGAGAAATGTATCTTGGCACTGCAAATCACATCAATGGGAATAAATTGTCATCCAAAGAGACACCTAGATTACCTGGTTCGGGATTTTTCGAACAAGCATCAGAGATATTTAGCTGTTTGTTTTCTAGCGGAAGAGTAGAAAACGTTACGAAGGAAGGAGGCATTGAAGTCATGTTATTATACGCTTTCTATTTACAAGTGGCCGATTGCACCGTTGCTTCATACTTCTATTTTGGACAAGCGCTAAGAGCTTGTTTAATTCTGGGTTGGCATGTAGACGCACAAAGGGATTCGTTAACCCGTTTCGAACTGGAacatagaagaagaatatggTGGACTGTTTATATGTTTGAACGAATGCTAAGTAGTAAAGCTGGCCTTCCACTGTCATTCACAGATAATACTATCACTACAGAGCTTCCAGATGACTTTGATATGTCAAATCCTCCTCCAGATTGTGAAAGCTACGTCTTCCCCGAGGCAGAGTACATCACAAACTGTGTTAGAATCACCCAAATAAATGCTCAGATTCTAAATAAGATGTACCAAAAACAGCcagattcaaatattctCCCAGTGCTAAAAGATATCGTGACCCAGTTATTGGAATGGAGGACAAACCTCTCCGATTTTTTGCAAGTTGATTTCACGCAAAAAGATCTAAAGATAAGCCGTCTTTGTACAAATGTTTTCACAGAGTATTTCCAAGGTATGAACTTGGCAATTAGGCCGCTACTTTTCCATTTTGCTTCAATTCAACTCAAACAATTTGAAATCAATAACGCGTATATTGATCTCAGGAATTATTCACGTACTATTTCCTCCTTATTAAATTGCTCTTTGCAAGCATCTATTAATACAATAAGGTCTTTATGGGCTTTAATGGATCAAAATATGGTAGCATTATTTGGTTACATGGATAGGGAATATATTTTCACTTCTGCTTGCACGTTAATACTATTTAATGCAGCCTTCGGAATTCATGACCAAACCTACCAACATCTCGACCATGCACTGAAGATTTTCACCAAGATGAGAAACCTAGGTAATAACCCAGCTGGTTTGAGACGTGCCCAACTTCTAAAACTAATGTCAACCTTGGATTTTCATGGTCATATGTCCGAACTAATACTGAAACACACTGATAAATTGAAACCTAACTTCCAGTATGACGTTCACGATGACAGAAATGTTAAGATAGTGTCTCACGTATCAACTGGATTCTCATCAGCTGGTGGTGCAAATAATTCGATATCTCAGTCCCAGTCGAACGAAAGTCAATCAAATATCCACGCTGTTGAAACCAATGCAACTCGTTTGGATTCGTTAAACTTCGATGAGAATTCtgatattcaaaaacttcttgatatctTAGAAAATGTTGGCAAATCTGACGATAAGCTATGGAAGGAAATCAGCGACCAAGCAATGTGGCTAGGTAGCACGATGGATTCGATACATCCTGCCCAAACAGAGACGAACTTAGGTGACTTTAAAGCTGAAGATTTTCTATAG
- the INA22 gene encoding Ina22p, translating to MFALQQVLRTSRRGYAVAAQQGAKKSRFDNKALKPMILLLIFGSVLTSVTAQQQKHADMVRRYEMKIGILEELIERSKKGDFNYNAEKELELVNKLFARHEKGNSVSIDEEAKLIREQAEKEKLNREKVINSMNSKLEEESFESIFKDIMKEVDQPIDQVSVAPKKLDAGSMKEGSDDIIVDKEWLEYENKREKKSLEFKPSTEKHVIVENAGDYSTAAAQDTEVKRFL from the coding sequence atgtttgCCTTACAACAGGTTTTAAGGACGTCAAGGAGAGGTTATGCTGTAGCAGCTCAGCAAGGtgcaaagaaatcaagGTTTGACAATAAAGCATTGAAGCCGATGATCCTGCTACTAATATTTGGCTCAGTATTGACTAGCGTCACCGCTCAACAACAGAAGCATGCAGATATGGTTAGAAGATACGAAATGAAGATTGGTATTTTGGAGGAATTAATAGAGAGATCTAAGAAAGGCGATTTTAATTACAATGCAGAGAAAGAGCTCGAGTTAGTGAACAAGTTGTTTGCTCGTCATGAAAAGGGTAATTCTGTTAGCATAGATGAGGAGGCGAAATTAATTCGTGAACAGgcagaaaaggaaaaactgAATCGTGAGAAGGTAATAAACAGCATGAACTCGAAGCTTGAGGAAGAGTCTTTCGAGAGCATTTTTAAGGATATAATGAAGGAGGTCGACCAGCCCATCGACCAAGTATCCGTTGCTCCTAAGAAGCTGGATGCGGGATCTATGAAGGAAGGCTCAgatgatattattgttgACAAGGAATGGTTAGAGTATGAAaacaagagagagaaaaagagcTTGGAATTTAAACCTTCCACCGAAAAGCACGTCATCGTCGAGAACGCCGGTGATTACTctacagcagcagcacaaGATACTGAAGTTAAGAGATTTTTGTAA
- the ATP7 gene encoding F1F0 ATP synthase subunit d, producing MSLAKSAANKIDWSKVISSLKLTGKTATQLSSFKKRNDEARRQLLELQSQPTTVDFSHYRSVLKNTEVVDKIEQFYKSYKPVSVDVSKQLSTIEAFESQAIENAVETEKLVAQELKDLKETLSNIESARPFEQLTVDELAKARPEIDAKVEEMVKKGRWDVPGYKEKFGDLTVM from the coding sequence ATGTCTCTAGCCAAATCTGCTGCCAACAAAATAGACTGGAGTAAGGTCATTTCCTCTTTGAAGTTGACCGGTAAGACTGCCACCCAAttgtcttctttcaagaagagaaacgaTGAAGCTCGTAGAcaattgttggaattgCAAAGTCAACCAACTACTGTTGACTTTTCCCACTACAGATctgttttgaagaacacCGAAGTTGTTGACAAGATTGAACAATTCTACAAGTCGTACAAGCCAGTTTCAGTTGACGTTTCCAAGCAACTGTCCACTATTGAGGCTTTCGAATCGCAAGCTATTGAGAATGCAGTTGAGACCGAGAAGTTGGTTGCacaagaattgaaggaCTTGAAGGAGACTTTGAGCAACATCGAGTCTGCTAGACCATTCGAGCAATTGACTGTTGACGAGTTGGCCAAGGCCAGACCAGAGATTGATGCCAAGGTTGAGGAGATGGTTAAGAAGGGTAGATGGGATGTTCCAGGTTACAAGGAGAAGTTCGGTGATTTGACTGTTATGTAA
- the URB1 gene encoding Urb1p, giving the protein MTGEDVSTIETRKRKWKQNLPNVSNVNSGLFDDLQILINSIDLLNEGVSNDYRPVADFFRKGLAVQCTQGWSYYAQVNEHTKFAETTVKLTKLIAILNSDASVLPYGSVIIRDILNNYCKVLYRGINNLRPSITNAVFRLMTEIVQFNKGQFVDEFLQYFDLTLLSLLKVLNPRKVDNVEAEATKKSAHISMRTCFIKFWIALIKNAPSVLRKDIMTDNQKIMTAWMRNLVKMDSSELIEESLHLLIDHVLKETSFKKMTKCKILNEFVASRLHELYYSPNKNIVSLVDEFFQIYGGDLELGVVFIDKSSWFEETQGLKPGVLVEIHQKSFKLHNKLLYTALTFFKPWEDDTQCNTVIKILATVPELVAPYSTYISSMGSHYPKMTAYWFGMTLFLGRLINLPIPEYVESIESDNLPSNSIVIESIIPASITKAALTKCLQHESNLIKQMGCQLLVFSLKKLDSVVDLYHRKGWESSKAMLLNTFFSYMPDLPVLTNVLNTLYTTAPNNKILALSLTLIFRLYSKIFPNFFNISLPSSNFYVDIMKGDKFSGIDLVMLDNFMKFQELNSSQIKWWHASNKEHSLFSSLLRLASSKNASSIVASKISQLLHNLLQFSIIFTMDNLTSSPLSALINSLLVLGNSEEKPTTAVEYEAVWKLLDESIARCQKTPYKYVDMAKEYENISPFLAALAEQWKFVKVDNLETSAVAKWLVVFFRNMIVLGTSKNGAKLLLSKLDNIPVNLLDIYLSFEDSTLKETLKTDYLIVQNETTSFYDHLLLQSSAKLATVTRVPVNPFDVSAIVFRLNEIQSNSSLTTQTRNIIDNLLSKIGNYALGDLQYAERLVTKQYFSKIITELPSISNGKHFEVFCYVLNGIQQIFSQLGIQYNEFKDYAFDLFQTIVNEDKGSHRTMALQILSQIVSKNAVIKCLKSLDDYSDIICTLLLQRCLDDKIHVQNQLFVDILESADINCQQKLQNILVNNLVDDMDVSRLVQSSLDKEPFFIQSCMHIPQLAIELSKHYEDIKSPISKLIIATHLNKENDEHHILEALKYATDKLYVSSGHDLFTILTLLSKHHSFVSENEVGRAIDFVIAHGEIKYTSEAASFVLAVNTFSKLEVKTWLNKLFLYITKYFAEKTALSEDFLNLLVVVKDFMKSNNSVWKDVKYSILNAQLEVILSGNWIEKNEVLEYVTILLLCANKKFVNANSLFQVLLNNNSLALSNNAQSNYTKFLTSSALYQLYFMDVAQNSSTTLQKKLLELYHGYTNTSDIMLLTMLESIESTIGQSWTNNVISWEFVDTLQEAELDLIGPINLITSEKEGLIVTISKDKIIDTLNNFPSHRPALNLIAKDTVEVKWNKLQNFFFSESTSPGVNVSHVYDPMFILLCAMNNEELVRKVSEEDATKTIFNVKRFIDTGLLQLAIASLGLDATTVFVSKSILEGILYSIKEANQFKDRRAFEVLVTRILYTLEKQKDVTVPTIIWIALSRLCDILIQPSSDLYEKAYRWVLMSPMIKDNDIPLLQTVFFRDNDTFTDSENYYKYLSWLLQTISLGLKTPSDVKLLKMCNCFEWLMNLENSSYLHIRLKTLIQEIFYNIQQIDNGEGLLISGYASIAFSECERVSLSKNYEESKKQWLKNTKNNRNYRNMLVEEQQLLNNLELSTRRVIIAKSDKRLSEWMNHDELNVAKRICR; this is encoded by the coding sequence ATGACTGGCGAAGATGTTTCTACTATAGAAACCAGAAAGCGTAAATGGAAGCAGAATCTTCCAAATGTCAGTAATGTCAACAGTGGACTGTTCGATGATCTTCAGATTCTTATCAATAGCATAGATCTTTTGAATGAGGGTGTTTCCAATGATTACCGTCCTGTGGCTGATTTTTTCAGGAAAGGTCTTGCGGTGCAATGTACTCAAGGATGGTCGTACTATGCTCAAGTGAATGAGCATACTAAGTTTGCGGAAACCACTGTGAAGTTGACGAAGCTGATTGCTATTTTAAACTCAGATGCGAGTGTTTTGCCATACGGGTCCGTTATTATCCGGGATATTCTCAATAACTACTGCAAAGTTCTTTATAGAGGTATTAACAATTTAAGGCCATCAATCACCAATGCAGTGTTCCGTTTAATGACAGAAATAGTGCAGTTCAACAAAGGtcaatttgttgatgagTTTTTGCAATACTTTGATCTAACGCTATTGAGTTTATTGAAGGTTTTGAACCCCAGAAAGGTCGATAACGTTGAAGCGGAGGCTACGAAGAAATCTGCACATATTTCTATGAGAACATGCTTCATAAAGTTTTGGATCGCTTTGATCAAGAATGCACCATCCGTCTTGCGAAAGGATATAATGACTGATAACCAGAAGATTATGACGGCATGGATGAGAAATCTTGTGAAAATGGACTCTTCAGAATTGATTGAAGAGTCTTTGCATTTACTTATCGATCATGTTTTGAAGGAAACAAGCTTTAAAAAGATGACGAAATGTAAGATCTTGAACGAGTTTGTTGCTAGTAGACTCCATGAGCTATATTACTCTCCAAATAAGAATATTGTATCCTTAGTGGATGagttcttccaaatataTGGTGGAGATTTGGAACTCGGTGTGGTGTTTATTGACAAATCTTCCTGGTTTGAAGAGACACAAGGGCTTAAACCTGGTGTATTGGTGGAAATACACCAAAAGTCATTTAAATTGCATAATAAGTTGTTATATACAGCTTTAACGTTCTTTAAGCCCTGGGAAGATGATACCCAATGTAATACGGTGATAAAAATACTAGCTACTGTTCCAGAACTGGTTGCTCCATATTCAACTTATATTAGTTCCATGGGCTCACATTATCCAAAAATGACAGCATATTGGTTTGGTATGACATTATTCTTAGGAAGGTTGATCAACCTACCAATTCCCGAATATGTCGAATCGATCGAGTCCGACAATCTTCCTTCAAACTCTATTGTCATTGAATCAATTATACCTGCCAGTATCACAAAGGCCGCTCTAACCAAATGTCTCCAGCACGAGAGTAATTTAATAAAGCAGATGGGCTGTCAACTATTggtattttctttgaagaaacttgATAGTGTCGTTGATTTGTACCATAGAAAGGGTTGGGAATCCTCGAAAGCTATGCTTTTGAacacatttttttcataCATGCCAGATCTACCTGTCTTAACAAATGTCTTAAACACACTCTACACGACTGCTCCAAATAACAAAATCTTGGCTCTCTCATTGACTCTCATTTTCAGGTTATATAGCAAGATCTTCcccaacttcttcaatatcagtTTACCATCTTCAAACTTCTACGTCGATATTATGAAAGGTGACAAATTCTCTGGTATTGATTTGGTCATGCTCGATAACTTCATGAAATTCCAAGAGCTAAATAGCTCCCAAATTAAATGGTGGCACGCATCGAATAAAGAGCACTCCTTGTTTTCATCACTCTTAAGACTTGCTTCGTCGAAAAATGCATCATCAATTGTGGCTAGTAAGATCTCACAATTATTGCATAACTTACTACAATTCAGCATTATCTTTACAATGGATAATCTAACAAGTTCACCTTTATCTGCACTAATTAATAGTTTGTTGGTTTTAGGAAACTCTGAGGAGAAGCCAACAACCGCTGTTGAATATGAAGCAGTGTGGAAACTTTTGGATGAATCTATTGCTCGTTGTCAAAAGACTCCATACAAGTATGTCGACATGGCAAAGGAATATGAGAACATATCGCCATTTTTGGCTGCCCTAGCAGAACAATGGAAGTTTGTTAAGGTTGACAACCTCGAAACATCAGCTGTTGCTAAATGGTTGGTTGTTTTCTTCAGAAATATGATAGTGTTGGGAACATCTAAAAACGGTGCTAaactattattatcaaagcTTGATAATATCCCTGTCAATCTACTGGATATCTACCTATCATTTGAAGATAGTACCTTAAAGGAAACCTTAAAGACAGACTACTTAATCGTGCAAAATGAAACCACTTCATTCTAtgatcatcttcttttacAGTCATCTGCAAAACTCGCTACTGTTACCAGAGTGCCTGTTAATCCATTCGATGTATCTGCTATAGTTTTCAGACTCAATGAGATTCAATCGAACTCCTCTTTGACTACTCAGACACGGAATATTATTGATAATTTATTGTCAAAGATTGGGAATTATGCCCTTGGAGATTTGCAATATGCTGAACGACTCGTTACGAAACAATATTTCTCCAAAATTATCACCGAATTACCATCTATTTCCAATGGAAAACATTTCGAAGTATTTTGCTATGTTCTAAATGGTATTCAACAAATCTTCAGCCAACTTGGAATTCAATACAATGAATTTAAAGATTATGcttttgatcttttccaaACTATTGTCAATGAAGATAAGGGAAGCCATAGAACTATGGCATTACAAATTCTATCACAAATAGTATCTAAAAATGCTGTGATTAAatgtttgaaaagtttagaTGATTATTCTGATATTATCTGCACATTGTTACTCCAAAGATGTTTGGATGACAAAATACATGTCCAGAACCAGCTATTTGTTGATATCTTGGAATCTGCTGATATCAATTGTCAACAAAAATTGCAAAATATCCTGGTTAATAACCTAGTTGATGATATGGATGTTTCTAGACTGGTACAATCTTCATTGGATAAGGAGCCCTTTTTCATTCAATCCTGTATGCATATTCCACAATTGGCCATCGAGTTATCTAAACATTATGAAGATATCAAGAGCCCAATCTCTAAACTTATCATTGCAACCCATTTGAATAAGGAGAATGACGAGCATCATATTTTGGAAGCCCTGAAATATGCAACTGATAAGTTATACGTATCTTCAGGGCATGATTTATTCACTATTTTAACACTTTTATCAAAGCATCACTCTTTCGTAAGTGAAAATGAGGTTGGCCGTGCTATAGATTTTGTTATTGCACATGGAGAAATCAAGTACACTTCTGAAGCGGCATCGTTTGTTTTGGCTGTTAACACTTTCAGTAAACTGGAAGTTAAGACTTGGTTGAACAAATTGTTTTTATACATTACCAAATATTTCGCTGAAAAAACAGCATTATCAGAAGACTTTTTGAATCTCTTGGTGGTAGTTAAGGATTTCATGAAGTCTAACAACTCGGTGTGGAAGGATGTTAAATACTCTATTTTGAACGCTCAGCTTGAGGTTATATTGTCAGGAAATTGGATAGAGAAGAATGAAGTTCTAGAATATGTCACGATATTATTACTCTGTGCAAATAAGAAGTTCGTTAACGCTAATTCGTTGTTCCAAGTGCTTCTAAACAATAATTCTTTGGCACTTTCCAACAACGCACAATCCAACTATACCAAATTTTTAACAAGTTCTGCGCTTTATCAATTATATTTCATGGACGTTGCGCAGAACTCTTCCACAACtcttcagaagaaactTTTGGAATTATATCACGGTTATACTAACACATCTGATATAATGTTGCTCACTATGCTTGAATCTATCGAATCAACGATAGGCCAATCGTGGACCAACAATGTCATCAGCTGGGAATTCGTTGACACTCTACAAGAAGCGGAATTAGATTTAATTGGACCAATAAACTTAATAACaagtgaaaaagaaggtttgaTTGTTACAATCAGTAAGGATAAAATAATCGACACTCTAAATAATTTCCCATCACATCGTCCTGCGTTGAATCTAATTGCTAAAGATACTGTTGAGGTAAAATGGAATAAATTGcaaaacttcttcttctcagaATCAACTTCTCCAGGTGTTAATGTATCGCATGTGTATGACCCAATGTTCATTCTATTATGTGCAATGAACAACGAGGAACTTGTCAGAAAGGTTTCTGAAGAGGACGCAACTAAAACTATTTTCAATGTGAAAAGGTTCATTGATACCGGTCTATTGCAATTAGCAATTGCCTCTTTAGGGTTAGATGCAACTACAGTGTTTGTCTCAAAGTCGATATTGGAAGGTATTCTATATTCCATTAAAGAAGCAAACCAATTCAAAGATAGGCGTGCTTTTGAAGTTTTAGTTACAAGAATTTTGTACACATTGGAAAAGCAAAAAGACGTTACAGTTCCCACCATTATTTGGATTGCCCTTTCACGCCTTTGTGATATATTGATCCAACCTTCATCAGACTTATATGAAAAAGCTTATCGCTGGGTGTTAATGTCACCAATGATAAAAGACAATGATATCCCGCTACTTCAGACAGTATTTTTCAGAGATAATGACACGTTCACGGATTCCGAGAATTATTACAAGTACTTATCCTGGTTACTTCAAACAATCTCTCTTGGTTTAAAAACACCTTCTGACGTTAAACTTCTAAAAATGTGCAACTGTTTTGAATGGCTAATGAATCTAGAAAACTCTTCATATCTACACATTCGTTTGAAGACACTaattcaagaaatcttTTATAATATCCAGCAGATTGACAACGGGGAAGGCCTCTTAATTTCTGGTTATGCTTCTATAGCTTTCAGTGAATGTGAAAGAGTATCTCTTTCCAAGAACTACGAAGAGAGTAAGAAACAGTGGTTGAAAAACACGAAGAACAATAGAAACTACAGAAACATGTTAGTTGAAGAACAACAGCTATTAAACAACTTGGAACTTTCCACACGTAGAGTAATAATTGCAAAATCAGACAAAAGACTCTCTGAATGGATGAATCACGACGAGTTGAATGTCGCTAAGAGAATATGCAGGTAG